The following are from one region of the Nicotiana tomentosiformis chromosome 7, ASM39032v3, whole genome shotgun sequence genome:
- the LOC104097423 gene encoding uncharacterized protein At5g01610-like → MDSIINKAGSYYFGQKANKELSSVSNDLNNLQNSIAGGTKKLVNKIKGKVQKPLPELLKEYDIPVGIFPRDATNYEFNEETKKLTVHIPEICEVGYKDSSVVRFNTTVTGHLEKGKFADIEGMKTKVMFLWVTVSVVLCEKTELHFTAGLRRTRNRAAYEVFRDGIGVDKF, encoded by the exons ATGGATTCGATAATTAACAAAGCAGGTTCTTATTATTTTGGTCAAAAAGCCAACAAGGAGCTCAGTTCCGTCAGCAATGATCTTAAT AACTTGCAAAACAGTATTGCAGGAGGAACCAAAAAGCTGGTGAACAAGATTAAAG GAAAAGTGCAAAAGCCATTGCCCGAGCTGCTAAAGGAGTATGACATTCCAGTAGGTATTTTCCCTCGTGACGCAACCAACTACGAGTTTAATGAAGAGACGAAGAAGCTTACTGTCCATATACCCGAGATATGTGAAGTTGGTTACAAAGATTCATCTGTAGTACGGTTTAACACGACTGTTACTGGACATTTGGAGAAGGGAAAGTTTGCTGACATAGAGGGAATGAAAACAAAAGTGATGTTCCTTTGGGTAACAGTTAGTgttgttttatgtgaaaaaacaGAGCTTCATTTCACTGCTGGGCTGAGGCGAACGCGTAATAGAGCTGCATATGAGGTCTTCAGAGATGGAATCGGCGTAGAtaaattctag